The sequence ACCAGCGTGCCCGTGGCTATTTTTCGGCTGCCGCATGCAATGTCAAAGCGCACGCTGCCCGAGGCGGAAGGGGTCCAGGACAGGTTCAGGGTTTCGCCCGGACCGACCGGGCTGAGAAATTTGGCTGAACTGATCTGGCAACCGGCGGGGCCGGACGCGCCGAGCGCTTGTGACACGGCATGGACGGCGGCGTCAAGCAGCAGCACGCCGGGCAGGATAGCCATTCCGGGGAAATGCCCGGCGAAGGCCGGATGGTCCGCTGCGATGAACAGCGTGGTTTCGCCGCTCATGGCTTGTCCCTTTTGCGGTGCTGACGCGCCAGCGTTTCCAGCGCGCTGCGCGGTAATTTTCCGGTGCTGTTGCGCGGCAGCGACTCCAGCAACACCAGCGGCCGGGGCATGAACATGGCGTCAATCCGCTCGCGCAGCGCCGTCCGCAGCTGGGCCGGCGTCAGGCCGGGGGCGACCACGAAGGCGCTCAAGCGCGTGACGTGGCCGCCGTCGCCCTCATCGGGCATGAAAAACGCCCCATCGACCACGCCGGGAATGGCATTGAGCTGATGGTTCAGGTAGCCGAGCGAACTGCGCTTGCCGGCGATGTTGATCAGGTCGGCGGTGCGGCCGTGCAAAAGAAAGCGTTCGGCATCCAGCAGTTCCAGCTCATCGCCCAGCGGCATGGCCTGCGCCAGATGCCCGCCCGAAGCCCAGACGCGGCCTTCCAGGGCGCTGAGCGTGATGCTCGGGAACAGCGTCCATTCAAAGGTTTGCGTGGTCCGCCGGGATGCGATCTGGCCGGTTTCGGTCGAACCGTAGATTTCCAGCAGCGGCGCCTTCAGACCCGCCTCTGCCGCCAGGGCCAGCTGGGGCGGCAGCGGCGCCGTTGCCGTCAGCACCAGGTCGGCCACGGGCAGGTCCAGGCCCGCGGCCAGCAAGACCTTCAAATGCACCGGCGTCGTCACCAACAGGCGGGGATGCGCCGCCGCCGCCAGCGCCGTGCAGATGTCAGCCGGGTAAAACGGATGCGCCGCGCTCATGATGGCACCGCTTTGCAGGGGGAGCAGCACCGAAGACTCCAGCCCAAACATATGCTGCGGCGGCACCGTGGCCACGATGCTGTGGCGCCGTCCGTCCAGCAGGCCCAGGCGGGCGGCTTCGGCGCGCACGCTCAGCACCAGCTCGCCCCAGCTTTTTCGGTGCGCCACGGGCAGGCCGGTCGAGCCGGAGGTGAACAGGATGGCGGCCGTTTGCGATGCCGGAATCGTGGGAATGTCGCAGAAGCCGGTTTGCGCGTCAGCCGGTGCGCGGGCTGGCACGGCATCTGCCCAGGCGAACTGTGGCAGGGCTATGGCCATGGCCTGGTCCGTCAGGCAAAACACATCCGGCGCAAAGCTTTTGACCTGGCGCATCATCTCCGGCGTGAGCGTGGGCGGCAGCAGGCTGATCTTGCCGGCCAGCAAGGCGGCGGCCAGGCCGACGGCAAAGCGGTAGCGGTCGGTGCAGACATTCAGCACATGCCGGCCGGCCGGCCATGCGGCGGCAAGCTGCCTGACATCGGCCAGGAAATGCGCCACGGTGATGGGCTGGTCATGGCCGCAGGCGATCAGGTCTTCAGCCTGCGCGTGCGTGACGAGAGGAAAGGCGGTCATGGCTGCTTGCAAGGCGCTGCAGTGCCTTTTGAGGAAGCCTGCCGGTAGGCCCGAATCGCCTCCAGCGGCCCGGCCCGGTCTGCGGCTGGCAGGACATGGCAGCGTGCCGCATATTCCCCCGCGAACATCAGCACCAGCAAGGGAATGCCCAGCAGATAGGCAAACGCCGACCAGACCTGGACAGGAGCCAGCCAGAACAGCAACACGGAAAGCCCTGCGATGCCGCCGAAATACAGCGTCCAGGCCCAGGTGGCGGCGCGGGTGTAAGCCCTGAGCGCAGGGGAAAGGGTGCCCTGCAGCAGGCTGGCAAAACGCGAGATCATCGGCGTTTCGCCGTGGCGCAGGGTCAGGCCGAAACTGGCGCACAGCAGCGAATAGGTGCCGGCATGCTCCAGCAAAAACACCCAGTTGTAATGGGTGATCAGCCAGTCCCTGCTAACGTAGAGCAAAGCGCAAGCCGCCAGCCAGAGTGGCAGCATGACCCCGCGCCGGTCCGAGCGCCATGCCATCAGGAATGCCAGCCCGAGCATGGGCGCGACGGCGACCACGGCGCCCCAGAGATCATGCGTTGCCGAGGTGGCGCTCAGATGGGAAAGCAGTGCGTAGCCAACGGCCAGAACGCCGATGAATCCCCAACGACAGGCTTGCCCCAAACGTGTCGCCAGCGAGGTGCTCACTGGGTCCGGTGGGCCGCGATATGGTTGCCCAGGCTGCGCAGCGAATGAAAAATCGCGTGGTTGTCTTCCTGGTCCGCGCGCAATTGCAGGCCGTAGCGTTTGGAAACCACCAGCGCGATTTCAAGGATGTCGATGGAATCCAGGCCCAGTCCGTCGCCATACAGGGGCTCGTCAGCCTGCACGTCGGCTGCGGCAACTTCCAGGTTCAAGGCGCTCACGACCAGTTCGGCGACTTCAAGCAGCAGGGCCGCATCTGCCGGTGTGGACGAAGCCTGGAGGGTGGGTTCGGACATAAAAAGGATCAATCAAGAGGGATGAATGGCGGATTGCCCATCTCCGGCGCAGGCACGCCGGAGATGCGGATTTTAAAAGCCGGCCTAGAAGGGCGCGTCAGGCGTGATGGTATCGGGGGCCACCGGGGGCCTGATTCTTTTGGCTTTGAGCGTGGGTTTTTCACTCACGGCGGGGCTGGTTGTTTCGCTGCCGTCGGTGCTTTCGTCCGCGCTGGCTTCAGTCCTTGAATCCTGCAGGGCCTGGCGCACCGTGGCCTTGTCGCCGGCGCCGGCAAACTTGCTGTACTTGCCCAGCGTACCGACCAGCTGGCCGTAGATGCGCGGGTTGCCGGCAACGCATTCGCCGTGGTCGATGAAGTCGGCCTCGCCGGTGAAGTTGCCGATCAGCCCGCCCGCTTCGGTGATCAGGAGCGAACCCGCCGCCACGTCCCAGGGCAGCAGGCCGGTTTCAAAAAAGCCGTCGGTGAAGCCGGCCGCGACGTGCGCCAGGTCCAGCGCCGCCGCGCCCGGGCGGCGCACGCCGGCGCACTGGCTCATGACTTCGCC comes from Polaromonas naphthalenivorans CJ2 and encodes:
- a CDS encoding phosphopantetheine-binding protein — translated: MSEPTLQASSTPADAALLLEVAELVVSALNLEVAAADVQADEPLYGDGLGLDSIDILEIALVVSKRYGLQLRADQEDNHAIFHSLRSLGNHIAAHRTQ
- a CDS encoding COG4648 family protein yields the protein MSTSLATRLGQACRWGFIGVLAVGYALLSHLSATSATHDLWGAVVAVAPMLGLAFLMAWRSDRRGVMLPLWLAACALLYVSRDWLITHYNWVFLLEHAGTYSLLCASFGLTLRHGETPMISRFASLLQGTLSPALRAYTRAATWAWTLYFGGIAGLSVLLFWLAPVQVWSAFAYLLGIPLLVLMFAGEYAARCHVLPAADRAGPLEAIRAYRQASSKGTAAPCKQP